One stretch of Methylopila sp. 73B DNA includes these proteins:
- a CDS encoding ABC transporter substrate-binding protein, translating into MATPASAKDKITVCTIDDLSGDFSIMSTPKTYGYKLAVKEINDAGGIEVDGKKKLIDLISYDGQSDVKRYQEMAQRCVFENEADVIMAGYTGAEREAARKEVVRNKTIYWHNNQGEGGIADHYSFFAGPTPEQQVLPAIEYMVEKIGPRMTFIGADYNFCRAIGQWVRVAAGLAGGKIEMEEYFPFGVSQWQATIDKIKGVKPDFQVHCLVGADQVQFYPQAQAAGLKTPVWSNVTISDGYEHKRFAPPSLANLYVPPGYIEDVPGEASKAFVAKIRAMFPSTPYVNEHAAFGYVAVKAMGEAWKKAGSTDTEKTIAALESDISLPDAPGGPWIMRGKQHHAAMHTYLFKVKEDHTLELVSDLGMTEPQFLTSIGVDMTKKAPNRQFLPPDNPEWKKYLAP; encoded by the coding sequence GTGGCGACGCCCGCCTCCGCGAAGGACAAGATCACGGTCTGCACGATCGACGACCTGTCCGGCGACTTCTCCATCATGTCGACGCCGAAGACCTACGGCTACAAGCTCGCGGTCAAGGAGATCAACGACGCCGGCGGCATCGAGGTCGACGGCAAGAAGAAGCTGATCGACCTGATCTCCTACGACGGCCAGTCGGACGTGAAGCGCTACCAGGAGATGGCGCAGCGCTGCGTGTTCGAGAACGAGGCCGACGTCATCATGGCCGGCTACACCGGCGCCGAGCGCGAGGCCGCGCGCAAGGAGGTCGTCCGCAACAAGACGATCTACTGGCACAACAACCAAGGCGAAGGTGGCATCGCCGACCACTATTCGTTCTTCGCCGGACCGACGCCGGAGCAGCAGGTGTTGCCGGCGATCGAGTACATGGTTGAGAAAATCGGCCCGCGCATGACCTTCATCGGCGCCGATTACAATTTCTGCCGCGCCATCGGCCAATGGGTGCGCGTCGCGGCCGGTCTCGCCGGCGGCAAGATCGAGATGGAGGAGTACTTCCCCTTCGGCGTCTCGCAGTGGCAGGCCACGATCGACAAGATCAAGGGCGTGAAGCCGGACTTCCAGGTGCACTGCCTTGTCGGCGCCGACCAGGTGCAGTTTTACCCGCAGGCCCAGGCCGCGGGTCTGAAGACGCCGGTGTGGTCGAACGTCACGATCTCGGACGGCTACGAGCACAAGCGCTTCGCGCCGCCGTCGCTCGCGAACCTCTACGTCCCGCCGGGGTACATCGAGGACGTCCCGGGTGAGGCGAGCAAGGCGTTCGTCGCCAAGATCCGGGCGATGTTCCCGAGCACGCCCTACGTGAACGAGCACGCCGCCTTCGGCTACGTAGCCGTCAAGGCGATGGGCGAGGCCTGGAAAAAGGCCGGAAGCACCGACACCGAGAAGACGATCGCCGCTCTCGAGAGCGACATCTCGCTGCCCGACGCGCCGGGCGGCCCCTGGATCATGCGCGGCAAGCAGCATCACGCCGCCATGCACACCTACCTGTTCAAGGTGAAGGAGGACCACACGCTCGAGTTGGTCTCCGATCTCGGCATGACCGAGCCGCAGTTCCTCACGAGCATCGGCGTCGACATGACCAAGAAAGCCCCGAACCGGCAGTTCCTCCCGCCGGACAACCCGGAGTGGAAGAAGTATCTCGCGCCGTAA
- a CDS encoding urease subunit beta, with the protein MSAKWAPPPLPKSVVPSEAFDVGEPEKVGAIDFADDEIEINVGRPTIELVLVNTGDRPIQIGAHYHIAECNKAMAFDREAAFGMRLDIPSGTAVRFEPGQSRKVQLTGYAGRHVAFGMNNMTNGTVRSEIIKDLTMQKLKAHGYCFEGERYKVRDRPDARFTPKGGGKAAGKTSKTS; encoded by the coding sequence ATGTCAGCCAAGTGGGCGCCGCCGCCGCTTCCGAAGTCCGTCGTCCCGTCGGAGGCCTTCGACGTGGGCGAGCCGGAGAAGGTTGGCGCGATCGATTTTGCGGACGACGAGATCGAGATCAACGTCGGGCGACCGACGATCGAGCTGGTGCTGGTCAACACCGGGGACCGGCCGATCCAGATCGGCGCGCACTATCACATCGCCGAATGCAACAAGGCGATGGCCTTCGACCGCGAGGCCGCCTTCGGCATGCGGCTCGATATTCCGAGCGGAACGGCGGTGCGCTTCGAGCCGGGCCAGAGCCGCAAGGTGCAGCTCACTGGCTACGCCGGGCGGCACGTCGCCTTCGGCATGAACAACATGACCAACGGCACGGTGCGGTCCGAGATCATCAAGGACCTCACCATGCAGAAGCTCAAAGCCCACGGCTACTGCTTCGAGGGCGAGCGCTACAAGGTGCGCGACCGGCCCGACGCGCGGTTTACGCCCAAGGGCGGCGGCAAGGCCGCCGGCAAGACCTCGAAGACGTCCTGA